CAGCCGTCGGCGCTTGTAGTTTCCCGGTGCCGGCAGCCAGGAGCGAACGTGGATTCCAGGGAGACTCTGTGGAAGGCGTTGGGGACCGTCGCGGCGATCGCGGCCGCTGCACTGGTCCGGAACGCGGCGACCGCCGCGTGGAAGCGCACCCGCAACGCCGACCCGCCGGCGAACCCCGCGTCTCCGTACACGCGGTGGAGCGAGGCGATCGCGTGGGCTGCGCTGACCGGGATGCTGGTCGGAATCGCCCGGATGCTGGCGTCGCGGGGCGCCGCGGAAGGTTGGCGCCGCGCCACCGGCGTCTACCCGCCGGGGCTGGATGAGGTCGCCTGACCCGGCGCCGGCTCGCTCGTGACGGCGCCGGGCGCTGCGGACAGCGGCGACGACGGTCAGCGGGTCCTGGGCCGGCCGATGCCCACCAGGTCGGAGCGGTGCACCGTGCGGTCGTTGATCCGGACGCGCTCGCCGCTGTAGGGCGCTTCCACGACCTTGCCGTCGCCGATGTAGAGCGCGACGTGGTGGATCGGGCTGCCGAAGAACATCAGGTCACCGGGTCGAAGGTCCGAGCGAGGCACGCGCGCCGTCACCTCGAACTGCATCCGTGAGCTGTGTGGCAGCGACACCCCCGCCTTGGCCCACGCCCACTTCGTCAGGCCGGAGCAGTCGTAGGCGTCAGGGCCTTCGGCTCCCCAGCGGTAGGGCTTGCCGACCTGCGACCGCGCCGCGTCGACGGCGGTCTGCGCCCCGTCGCCCGCCGAAGGTGGCGGCTGCGGAGGCTCGGAGGCGGCGGGCGGAGCGGAGGGGGTGGTGGCGCGCCTTGTCGTATCGGCGGCCCGGCGAGCCGCCTCACGAGTCTCCGCCTGGGCCCGCTGGCGTGCCTCGTGCGCAATCCGCTCGCGCTCCGCGCGTTCGCGGGCTTCACGCTCCGCCCGTTGCCGTGCGAGCCGTTCCTCCTCGGCGCGGACAGCCTCGACGTGGGCGCCCTCGGCCTCCGCGACCGCCTCGCGCAGCTGGTCCA
This sequence is a window from Actinomycetota bacterium. Protein-coding genes within it:
- a CDS encoding DUF4235 domain-containing protein → MDSRETLWKALGTVAAIAAAALVRNAATAAWKRTRNADPPANPASPYTRWSEAIAWAALTGMLVGIARMLASRGAAEGWRRATGVYPPGLDEVA
- a CDS encoding C40 family peptidase: MARGGNRCAVVAVALAAVVMSGSVAPAGADPQRVQDTEGRLEETRRTASRAEHRLDELARAAELAVESYNEANERLTVVRRQMAEVVAEIQHLETSMQQRQDLADGFARRLYQQGVTHQIAVVLDAGDAAEAQARLTLLRSAAQAQLSVVDALRGDRRVRAGHLGRLETVRAEAAAAERSLAGERHRVESLLATQRAEVDQLREAVAEAEGAHVEAVRAEEERLARQRAEREARERAERERIAHEARQRAQAETREAARRAADTTRRATTPSAPPAASEPPQPPPSAGDGAQTAVDAARSQVGKPYRWGAEGPDAYDCSGLTKWAWAKAGVSLPHSSRMQFEVTARVPRSDLRPGDLMFFGSPIHHVALYIGDGKVVEAPYSGERVRINDRTVHRSDLVGIGRPRTR